The following coding sequences are from one Arthrobacter sp. PvP023 window:
- a CDS encoding GntR family transcriptional regulator, whose product MSTTNVFSSKGSLAYNELRQLILSGGLTPGSRISQYELADNMHMSITPLREAIRRLASEGLIIMDTHRDSRVADMSASEARELLEVRLSLEPSATELAAARRTDADIAAMRTAAEKLLPVTRVWGEDAITVHREFHRAVYAASHNDVMIKLLDDLWDKSDRYRRIGLELPSGDEPRTIDLNQHHQILELVIARDGAGAADLARTHIANSLTASVTGALEERETVQTAAFEKTA is encoded by the coding sequence ATGAGCACCACGAACGTCTTTTCCAGCAAGGGCAGCCTGGCGTACAACGAACTCCGCCAGCTGATCCTTTCCGGTGGCCTGACCCCGGGCTCGCGCATCTCCCAGTACGAACTGGCGGACAACATGCACATGAGCATCACGCCCCTGCGTGAGGCGATCCGCCGGCTCGCCAGCGAGGGCCTGATCATCATGGACACCCACCGGGATTCCCGCGTGGCTGACATGAGCGCCTCCGAAGCGCGCGAACTCCTTGAAGTCCGCCTCTCACTGGAACCGTCAGCAACGGAACTGGCAGCCGCCCGCCGGACCGATGCCGATATTGCAGCAATGCGCACGGCAGCCGAGAAGCTCTTGCCGGTCACGCGGGTCTGGGGCGAGGACGCCATCACCGTGCACAGGGAATTCCACCGCGCTGTCTACGCGGCCTCGCACAACGACGTCATGATCAAACTCCTGGATGACCTGTGGGACAAGTCCGACCGTTACCGCCGCATCGGGCTCGAGCTCCCCTCCGGTGACGAGCCCCGCACCATCGACCTGAACCAGCACCACCAGATCCTCGAGCTCGTCATTGCCCGGGACGGCGCTGGCGCGGCCGACCTCGCGCGCACCCACATCGCCAACAGCCTCACGGCCTCTGTAACCGGAGCCCTGGAGGAACGCGAAACCGTCCAGACAGCAGCCTTCGAGAAAACCGCCTAA
- a CDS encoding phosphoglycerate dehydrogenase, with amino-acid sequence MAPRILITTDYLHPGDTVDQLLREHGLEPVYAPSRGTRTPEERRSLFDGISGAILASEPVTADMLTGAAALQVIARSGVGYDSIDVPAAAAQGIRVCNAPGTNHHSVAELTIGLIVMAARRLLEVTNGVHQGRWPREAGHELHGSTLGIIGFGPSGRATASLGVALGMTVLVSTAYPDGDNQPVRFTDLDTVIRDADYLSLHTRGGQGTGKLIDAPRLQAMKPTAVLINTARGSLVDEGALANALNDGIIAGAALDVLESEPLPGDSPLRSLDNVLITSHLAGQTAEARARAGLAAAHAVIDVIENREPAHPVDR; translated from the coding sequence ATGGCCCCACGCATCCTGATCACCACCGACTACCTCCACCCCGGAGATACCGTTGACCAGCTCCTGCGCGAACACGGCCTGGAACCGGTCTACGCTCCATCCCGGGGGACACGGACCCCTGAGGAACGCCGCTCCTTGTTCGACGGCATTTCCGGTGCGATCCTAGCCAGCGAGCCGGTCACCGCAGACATGCTCACCGGCGCTGCCGCCCTGCAAGTCATCGCACGCAGTGGCGTGGGGTACGACTCCATCGACGTCCCTGCCGCGGCCGCACAAGGAATCAGGGTCTGCAACGCCCCCGGGACAAACCACCACTCCGTCGCTGAGCTGACCATCGGACTGATCGTCATGGCCGCACGCCGCCTCCTGGAGGTCACCAACGGCGTCCACCAAGGTCGCTGGCCCCGGGAAGCCGGCCATGAACTGCACGGTTCCACCCTCGGCATCATCGGCTTCGGCCCCAGCGGACGCGCCACCGCAAGCCTGGGCGTCGCCCTTGGCATGACTGTCCTGGTCAGCACCGCCTACCCTGACGGTGATAACCAGCCGGTCCGGTTCACTGATCTCGACACCGTCATCCGCGACGCCGACTATCTTTCCCTGCACACCCGCGGCGGCCAGGGCACCGGCAAACTCATCGACGCGCCCCGGCTGCAAGCGATGAAACCCACCGCCGTACTCATCAACACAGCCCGCGGCTCGCTCGTGGACGAAGGGGCCCTGGCTAACGCACTCAACGATGGCATCATTGCCGGCGCCGCGCTGGACGTGCTCGAAAGCGAACCCCTGCCCGGCGACAGCCCCCTCCGGAGCCTGGATAACGTTCTCATCACCTCCCACCTCGCCGGCCAGACAGCCGAAGCCCGGGCTCGGGCCGGGCTGGCAGCCGCGCACGCCGTCATTGACGTCATCGAAAACCGTGAACCGGCACACCCGGTCGACCGCTAA
- a CDS encoding mandelate racemase/muconate lactonizing enzyme family protein yields MKIVSAHVGTIPISSSIRNAFIDFTKMDCTIIALVSDVFVDGKPLVGYGFNSNGRYNATGILKDRILPRIMDAPSEDLLDEDGQLSPEKAWDLMMSNEKPGGHGERSVAVGVADMALHDLAAKIAGVPLYRWISDHYGDGNPDKDVFVYAAGGYYAPGKSLEDLQNEMRGFLAKGYNVVKMKIGGADLAEDLRRIEAVIEVLDGDASRLMVDVNGKFDLDTALEYGKAIDQYGLFWYEEVGDPLDYALNATLSEHYKNPIATGENLFSLQDARNLVRYGGMRPDRDFIQVDPALSYGLTEYRRIQDMLAQHGWSSRRCIPHGGHQFSLHIAAALKLGGNESYPGEFQPTGGFTDDAVIVNSRVAPGDLPGIGLEGKAEFYKVLRALHN; encoded by the coding sequence ATGAAAATCGTTTCCGCCCACGTTGGCACCATTCCCATCAGTTCCTCGATCCGGAACGCCTTCATTGACTTCACCAAGATGGACTGCACGATCATCGCCCTGGTCAGCGACGTGTTCGTCGACGGAAAGCCCCTGGTTGGTTATGGATTCAACTCCAACGGCCGCTACAACGCGACCGGCATCCTGAAAGATCGCATTCTTCCGCGCATCATGGATGCCCCGTCCGAGGATCTTCTGGACGAGGACGGCCAGCTCTCGCCGGAGAAGGCGTGGGACCTGATGATGTCCAACGAAAAGCCCGGCGGCCACGGCGAGCGCTCGGTGGCCGTCGGCGTCGCCGACATGGCCCTGCACGACCTCGCGGCCAAGATCGCCGGCGTCCCGCTCTACCGGTGGATCTCTGACCACTACGGCGACGGAAACCCGGACAAGGACGTCTTCGTCTACGCCGCTGGCGGCTACTACGCACCCGGCAAGAGCCTCGAGGACCTGCAGAACGAAATGCGCGGCTTCCTCGCCAAGGGCTACAACGTGGTCAAGATGAAGATCGGCGGCGCCGACCTCGCTGAAGACCTCCGCCGCATCGAAGCCGTGATCGAGGTCCTCGACGGCGACGCTTCCCGCCTGATGGTGGACGTCAACGGCAAGTTCGACCTGGACACCGCCCTTGAATACGGCAAAGCCATCGACCAGTACGGGCTGTTCTGGTACGAGGAAGTCGGAGACCCGCTGGACTACGCCCTGAACGCCACCCTCTCCGAGCACTACAAAAACCCGATCGCCACCGGAGAGAACCTGTTCTCCCTCCAGGACGCCCGCAACCTGGTCCGCTACGGCGGGATGCGCCCGGACCGCGACTTCATCCAGGTCGACCCGGCCCTGAGCTACGGCCTGACCGAATACCGCCGGATCCAGGACATGCTCGCCCAGCACGGCTGGTCCTCACGCCGCTGCATCCCCCACGGCGGACACCAGTTCTCCCTGCACATCGCCGCAGCCCTCAAGCTCGGTGGCAACGAGTCCTACCCGGGCGAGTTCCAGCCGACCGGCGGCTTCACCGACGACGCCGTCATCGTCAACAGCCGCGTAGCCCCGGGTGACCTGCCGGGTATCGGGCTCGAGGGCAAGGCCGAGTTCTACAAAGTCCTGCGCGCGCTGCACAACTAA
- a CDS encoding cation:dicarboxylate symporter family transporter, with protein sequence MSSHTMQNPQHSAHPPKQRSRFGRLIRELWFQVVLGAVLGIAVGLLLPSVGKQLTPLSDWFIALVKMIVIPVVFCVVSLGIASMDSLRKAGRIGVKALGYFLALSLVSMLIGLVVANVFRPGDGMNIDPSQLDSSKVPAAANKSFDGLEFVSNIIPESLFGALTGHTIIAALMVSIVFGAAMNVSGEAGAFLTKGIQALSTVIFKIVTWVMRLAPIGTFGALAAVVANYGTQSLQQLGYLVLLFTGTCILYVLVVLGIIARTCGLNIFTVMRYFKAELLIALSTCSSEAVLPQLIKKLEAMGVGKSTVGIVIPSGFSFNLDGSAVYLTMASVFLAQAVGMDLSWEQQLVMVGVMMLTSKGTAGIAGGAFIVLASTLSSVGGIPLAALALIVGIDRLLNEGRVFINVLGNVMAAVVVGKWEKDYDPEQAREALHAHGRKKNEIEAKTPAAVEPDKVDVH encoded by the coding sequence ATGTCCTCCCACACAATGCAGAACCCGCAGCATTCCGCCCACCCGCCCAAGCAGCGATCCCGGTTCGGCCGGCTGATTCGCGAACTCTGGTTCCAAGTTGTCCTGGGCGCAGTCCTGGGCATCGCCGTCGGCCTGCTCCTGCCCTCCGTCGGCAAACAACTCACCCCCCTTAGCGACTGGTTCATCGCCCTGGTGAAGATGATCGTCATCCCAGTGGTGTTCTGCGTCGTGTCCCTTGGCATCGCTTCGATGGACAGCCTGCGCAAGGCAGGCCGCATCGGGGTGAAGGCGCTGGGCTACTTCCTGGCCCTGTCGCTGGTGTCGATGCTGATCGGCCTGGTCGTCGCCAACGTCTTCCGCCCCGGCGACGGCATGAATATCGATCCATCACAGCTGGACTCGAGCAAGGTTCCTGCGGCCGCTAACAAGAGCTTCGACGGCCTCGAGTTCGTCAGCAACATCATTCCGGAATCGCTGTTCGGAGCCCTCACCGGCCACACCATCATCGCCGCGCTGATGGTCTCCATCGTGTTCGGTGCCGCCATGAACGTCTCCGGAGAAGCCGGTGCCTTCCTCACCAAGGGCATCCAGGCCCTGTCCACAGTGATCTTCAAGATCGTCACCTGGGTCATGCGCCTCGCCCCCATCGGCACGTTCGGTGCGCTGGCGGCCGTTGTGGCCAACTACGGCACCCAGAGCCTGCAGCAACTCGGATACCTGGTCCTGCTGTTCACCGGAACCTGCATCCTCTACGTCCTGGTAGTTCTGGGCATTATCGCCCGTACCTGCGGACTGAACATCTTCACGGTGATGCGCTACTTCAAGGCAGAACTGCTCATCGCCCTGAGCACCTGCTCCAGCGAAGCGGTCCTTCCGCAGCTGATCAAGAAGCTCGAAGCCATGGGCGTCGGCAAGTCCACCGTCGGCATCGTGATCCCGTCCGGGTTCTCCTTCAACCTCGACGGATCCGCCGTCTACCTGACCATGGCTTCAGTGTTCCTGGCCCAGGCCGTCGGCATGGACCTCTCCTGGGAACAGCAGCTGGTCATGGTCGGCGTCATGATGCTCACCAGCAAGGGCACCGCTGGAATTGCCGGCGGCGCGTTTATCGTCCTGGCCAGCACTCTGAGCTCAGTGGGCGGAATCCCGCTGGCCGCTCTCGCCCTCATTGTCGGCATCGACCGGCTCCTGAACGAAGGCCGGGTGTTCATCAACGTCCTTGGCAACGTGATGGCAGCCGTTGTCGTCGGCAAATGGGAGAAGGACTACGACCCTGAACAGGCCCGCGAGGCCCTGCACGCCCATGGCCGGAAGAAGAACGAAATCGAGGCAAAGACACCGGCCGCCGTGGAACCGGACAAGGTCGACGTCCACTAG